Proteins encoded within one genomic window of Gasterosteus aculeatus chromosome 18, fGasAcu3.hap1.1, whole genome shotgun sequence:
- the ankrd6b gene encoding ankyrin repeat domain-containing protein 6b isoform X2, protein MSQQDAAEVLALSERLLIASHKGQADNVVQLINKGAKVAVTKYGRSPLHLAAYKGHIAVVRILLKAGCDLDIQDDFCSHWSFILVDVTGLMTSSGLEWDPLDCPLVGFPFPAHSEKRGQIDSVWSMSSATGCSTPPRTGGSRRCRLSQEEERSQRRRRRAGKEPGGSGRVKEGEQTALQRAAVVGNGDVISALIQEGCALDRQDKDGNAALHEVSWHGFSQSVKVLVKGGANAHAKNKAGNTALHLACQNGHAQSAKVLLLGGARPDSKNHAGDTCLHVAARYNHVAVIRILLGAFCSVAEKNQAGDTPLHVAAALNHKKTVRLLLEAGADSHICNNAGQTALDQAREHNNPDVALLLTKAPQVQSFVRGRSARKRREKMKAEGRAQSVPRDEALPCKDSAADDSQSSDRPACRHADVPETNSRAAKNRKRKDKPSLSEPLRRRETRHSDGVRKRKSKPPGADIPPHNYKAYQLYTLYRGKDGKVMQAPLNGCRCEPLISKLENQLEATKEEMKTEIHTVQDLMNSKMGQLDRKNKHQLSSSGVRLVFIRQIRALDKMTVERVSAERTECLQRIQQRALQERLEAEKSQASLVSELKTWCLSKLHSVDLRSPGEPDAGGKLRRSSSAAEGLNKEAAGVTVLPSGRGGSLQGPELHDGPAPLDSSRGESGSANHYFVVHVESSPDGDKAPAAEVSALAAAEIPLTAVQVVRPKERSGICADTQKKNQDLQDAGREARGGRKCRSSSLSPATERRCATTEAGLRGRDQGKRHRKHSRSRTKSRGAAGVRTLEVFGDQPSEPCFAQERENMHAQEVTQYFFEAVSAQMERWYERKVQEARWQADQKAQADRDALMERIGYLEDELRMLRTNRHDDR, encoded by the exons ATGAGCCAGCAGGATGCGGCTGAGGTCCTCGCACTCTCCGAGCGCCTCCTCATAGCGTCGCACAAGGGACAAGCCGACAATGTGGTCCAGCTCATCAACAAGGGCGCCAAAGTGGCCGTGACCaag TATGGCAGGAGCCCCCTGCACTTGGCCGCCTACAAAGGCCACATCGCGGTCGTGCGCATCCTGCTCAAAGCCGGCTGCGACCTGGACATCCAAGACGAC ttTTGTTCCCACTGGAGCTTTATACTTGTAGACGTAACTGGTCTGATGACCTCCAGTGGCCTCGAATGGGACCCTCTGGACTGTCCACTCGTGGGGTTTCCCTTTCCCGCACATAGTGAAAAGCGAGGCCAAATTGACTCCGTGTGGTCAATGAGCTCGGCGACCGGCTGCAGTACGCCCCCCAGGACGGGAGGGAGCAGGAGGTGCAGActgagtcaggaggaggagagaagccaaaggaggaggaggagggcggggaaAGAGCCTGGAGGATCAGGGAGAGTGAAGGAG GGGGAGCAGACGGCGTTACAGCGGGCCGCCGTGGTGGGAAACGGCGACGTCATCAGCGCTCTCATTCAGGAAGGGTGTGCGTTGGACAGACAGGACAAG GACGGTAACGCGGCGCTCCACGAGGTGTCCTGGCACGGATTCAGCCAGTCCGTCAAAGTGCTGGTGAAGGGCGGCGCCAACGCTCACGCCAAAAACAAG GCAGGAAACACAGCTCTCCACCTCGCCTGTCAGAACGGCCACGCTCAGAGCGCcaaggtgctgctgctggggggcgCCAGGCCCGACAGCAAGAACCAC gcGGGGGACACGTGTCTGCATGTTGCCGCCCGCTACAACCACGTGGCGGTGATCCGCATCTTGCTGGGAGCCTTCTGCTCCGTGGCAGAGAAAAACCAG gctgggGACACGCCGCTGCACGTGGCAGCTGCTCTGAATCATAAGAAGACGGTAcgcctgctgctggaggcgggAGCGGACAGCCACATCTGCAACAAT GCGGGTCAGACGGCTCTGGACCAGGCCAGAGAACACAACAACCCAGACGTGGCTCTGCTGCTGACCAAAGCTCCCCAG GTGCAGAGTTTTGTGCGTGGCAGGAgtgcgaggaagaggagggagaagatgaaggcgGAGGGCAGAGCTCAGTCTGTGCCCAGAGACGAGGCGCTGCCCTGTAAG GACAGCGCCGCAGACGACAGCCAGAGCAGCGACCGACCCGCCTGCAGACACGCCGACGTCCCCGAGACCAACAGCAGGGCGGCAAAGAACAGGAAGCGGAAGGACAAA CCGTCTTTGTCCGAGCCGCTGCGCCGCAGAGAGACCAGGCACAGCGACGGCGTACGCAAGAGGAAAAGCAAACCGCCGGGAGCCGACATCCCTCCACATAACTACAAAGCCTACCAGCTCTACACGCTGTACCGCGGCAAGGACGGCAAGGTCATGCAG GCTCCTCTGAACGGCTGCCGCTGTGAACCTCTCATCAGTAAACTGGAGAACCAGCTGGAGGCCAccaaggaggagatgaagaccgAAATCCACACCGTCCAGGACCTGATGAACAGCAAGATGGGCCAGCTGGACCGCAAGAACAAACACCAG TTGAGCTCAAGCGGCGTGCGACTTGTTTTCATCCGTCAGATCCGAGCTCTTGACAAGATGACGGTGGAGCGAGTGTCTGCGGAGAGGACCGAGTGTCTGCAGAGGATCCAACAGCGGGCCCTGCAGGAGAGGCTGGAAGCAGAGAAGAGCCAG GCGTCTCTGGTCAGCGAGCTGAAGACGTGGTGTCTGTCCAAGCTGCACAGCGTGGACCTTCGTTCCCCCGGAGAGCCCGACGCCGGCGGCAAGCTGcgccgctcctcctccgccgccgaggGCCTGAACAAGGAAGCAGCCGGCGTCACCGTGCTGCCCTCTGGCCGGGGGGGCAGCCTCCAGGGCCCGGAGCTCCACGACGGCCCGGCTCCCCTGGACTCCAGCCGGGGGGAGTCCGGCTCAGCCAACCACTACTTTGTGGTTCACGTGGAGAGCTCGCCAG ATGGTGACAAGGCTCCCGCTGCAGAGGTCAGCGCTCTCGCTGCTGCAGAGATTCCCCTGACCGCAGTCCAGGTGGTCCGGCCCAAGGAGCGTTCCGGGATCTGTGCCGACACCCAGAAGAAGAACCAGGACCTGCAGGACGCCGGGCGCGAAGCGAGGGGGGGCAGGAAGTGCAGATCCAGCAGCCTTTCTCCGGCCACAGAGCGCCGCTGCGCCACAACCGAGGCCGGGCTCAGAGGGCGGGACCAAGGGAAACGCCACAGGAAGCACAGCCGCAGCAGGACTAAGTCCAGAGGGGCCGCGGGGGTCAGGACTCTGGAGGTCTTTGGGGACCAGCCCAGCGAGCCCTGCTTTGCTCAGGAGAGGGAAAACATGCACGCACAGGAGGTGACCCAGTACTTCTTCGAGGCGGTGTCGGCGCAGATGGAGCGCTGGTACGAGAGGAAGGTGCAGGAGGCGCGCTGGCAGGCGGATCAGAAGGCTCAGGCCGACCGGGACGCTCTGATGGAGAGGATCGGATACCTGGAGGACGAGCTGCGCATGCTCAGGACTAACAGACACGACGaccgctaa
- the ankrd6b gene encoding ankyrin repeat domain-containing protein 6b isoform X4, with product MSQQDAAEVLALSERLLIASHKGQADNVVQLINKGAKVAVTKYGRSPLHLAAYKGHIAVVRILLKAGCDLDIQDDFCSHWSFILVDVTGLMTSSGLEWDPLDCPLVGFPFPAHSEKRGQIDSVWSMSSATGCSTPPRTGGSRRCRLSQEEERSQRRRRRAGKEPGGSGRVKEGEQTALQRAAVVGNGDVISALIQEGCALDRQDKDGNAALHEVSWHGFSQSVKVLVKGGANAHAKNKAGNTALHLACQNGHAQSAKVLLLGGARPDSKNHAGDTCLHVAARYNHVAVIRILLGAFCSVAEKNQAGDTPLHVAAALNHKKTVRLLLEAGADSHICNNAGQTALDQAREHNNPDVALLLTKAPQVQSFVRGRSARKRREKMKAEGRAQSVPRDEALPCKDSAADDSQSSDRPACRHADVPETNSRAAKNRKRKDKPSLSEPLRRRETRHSDGVRKRKSKPPGADIPPHNYKAYQLYTLYRGKDGKVMQAPLNGCRCEPLISKLENQLEATKEEMKTEIHTVQDLMNSKMGQLDRKNKHQIRALDKMTVERVSAERTECLQRIQQRALQERLEAEKSQASLVSELKTWCLSKLHSVDLRSPGEPDAGGKLRRSSSAAEGLNKEAAGVTVLPSGRGGSLQGPELHDGPAPLDSSRGESGSANHYFVVHVESSPDGDKAPAAEVSALAAAEIPLTAVQVVRPKERSGICADTQKKNQDLQDAGREARGGRKCRSSSLSPATERRCATTEAGLRGRDQGKRHRKHSRSRTKSRGAAGVRTLEVFGDQPSEPCFAQERENMHAQEVTQYFFEAVSAQMERWYERKVQEARWQADQKAQADRDALMERIGYLEDELRMLRTNRHDDR from the exons ATGAGCCAGCAGGATGCGGCTGAGGTCCTCGCACTCTCCGAGCGCCTCCTCATAGCGTCGCACAAGGGACAAGCCGACAATGTGGTCCAGCTCATCAACAAGGGCGCCAAAGTGGCCGTGACCaag TATGGCAGGAGCCCCCTGCACTTGGCCGCCTACAAAGGCCACATCGCGGTCGTGCGCATCCTGCTCAAAGCCGGCTGCGACCTGGACATCCAAGACGAC ttTTGTTCCCACTGGAGCTTTATACTTGTAGACGTAACTGGTCTGATGACCTCCAGTGGCCTCGAATGGGACCCTCTGGACTGTCCACTCGTGGGGTTTCCCTTTCCCGCACATAGTGAAAAGCGAGGCCAAATTGACTCCGTGTGGTCAATGAGCTCGGCGACCGGCTGCAGTACGCCCCCCAGGACGGGAGGGAGCAGGAGGTGCAGActgagtcaggaggaggagagaagccaaaggaggaggaggagggcggggaaAGAGCCTGGAGGATCAGGGAGAGTGAAGGAG GGGGAGCAGACGGCGTTACAGCGGGCCGCCGTGGTGGGAAACGGCGACGTCATCAGCGCTCTCATTCAGGAAGGGTGTGCGTTGGACAGACAGGACAAG GACGGTAACGCGGCGCTCCACGAGGTGTCCTGGCACGGATTCAGCCAGTCCGTCAAAGTGCTGGTGAAGGGCGGCGCCAACGCTCACGCCAAAAACAAG GCAGGAAACACAGCTCTCCACCTCGCCTGTCAGAACGGCCACGCTCAGAGCGCcaaggtgctgctgctggggggcgCCAGGCCCGACAGCAAGAACCAC gcGGGGGACACGTGTCTGCATGTTGCCGCCCGCTACAACCACGTGGCGGTGATCCGCATCTTGCTGGGAGCCTTCTGCTCCGTGGCAGAGAAAAACCAG gctgggGACACGCCGCTGCACGTGGCAGCTGCTCTGAATCATAAGAAGACGGTAcgcctgctgctggaggcgggAGCGGACAGCCACATCTGCAACAAT GCGGGTCAGACGGCTCTGGACCAGGCCAGAGAACACAACAACCCAGACGTGGCTCTGCTGCTGACCAAAGCTCCCCAG GTGCAGAGTTTTGTGCGTGGCAGGAgtgcgaggaagaggagggagaagatgaaggcgGAGGGCAGAGCTCAGTCTGTGCCCAGAGACGAGGCGCTGCCCTGTAAG GACAGCGCCGCAGACGACAGCCAGAGCAGCGACCGACCCGCCTGCAGACACGCCGACGTCCCCGAGACCAACAGCAGGGCGGCAAAGAACAGGAAGCGGAAGGACAAA CCGTCTTTGTCCGAGCCGCTGCGCCGCAGAGAGACCAGGCACAGCGACGGCGTACGCAAGAGGAAAAGCAAACCGCCGGGAGCCGACATCCCTCCACATAACTACAAAGCCTACCAGCTCTACACGCTGTACCGCGGCAAGGACGGCAAGGTCATGCAG GCTCCTCTGAACGGCTGCCGCTGTGAACCTCTCATCAGTAAACTGGAGAACCAGCTGGAGGCCAccaaggaggagatgaagaccgAAATCCACACCGTCCAGGACCTGATGAACAGCAAGATGGGCCAGCTGGACCGCAAGAACAAACACCAG ATCCGAGCTCTTGACAAGATGACGGTGGAGCGAGTGTCTGCGGAGAGGACCGAGTGTCTGCAGAGGATCCAACAGCGGGCCCTGCAGGAGAGGCTGGAAGCAGAGAAGAGCCAG GCGTCTCTGGTCAGCGAGCTGAAGACGTGGTGTCTGTCCAAGCTGCACAGCGTGGACCTTCGTTCCCCCGGAGAGCCCGACGCCGGCGGCAAGCTGcgccgctcctcctccgccgccgaggGCCTGAACAAGGAAGCAGCCGGCGTCACCGTGCTGCCCTCTGGCCGGGGGGGCAGCCTCCAGGGCCCGGAGCTCCACGACGGCCCGGCTCCCCTGGACTCCAGCCGGGGGGAGTCCGGCTCAGCCAACCACTACTTTGTGGTTCACGTGGAGAGCTCGCCAG ATGGTGACAAGGCTCCCGCTGCAGAGGTCAGCGCTCTCGCTGCTGCAGAGATTCCCCTGACCGCAGTCCAGGTGGTCCGGCCCAAGGAGCGTTCCGGGATCTGTGCCGACACCCAGAAGAAGAACCAGGACCTGCAGGACGCCGGGCGCGAAGCGAGGGGGGGCAGGAAGTGCAGATCCAGCAGCCTTTCTCCGGCCACAGAGCGCCGCTGCGCCACAACCGAGGCCGGGCTCAGAGGGCGGGACCAAGGGAAACGCCACAGGAAGCACAGCCGCAGCAGGACTAAGTCCAGAGGGGCCGCGGGGGTCAGGACTCTGGAGGTCTTTGGGGACCAGCCCAGCGAGCCCTGCTTTGCTCAGGAGAGGGAAAACATGCACGCACAGGAGGTGACCCAGTACTTCTTCGAGGCGGTGTCGGCGCAGATGGAGCGCTGGTACGAGAGGAAGGTGCAGGAGGCGCGCTGGCAGGCGGATCAGAAGGCTCAGGCCGACCGGGACGCTCTGATGGAGAGGATCGGATACCTGGAGGACGAGCTGCGCATGCTCAGGACTAACAGACACGACGaccgctaa
- the ankrd6b gene encoding ankyrin repeat domain-containing protein 6b isoform X3, with translation MSQQDAAEVLALSERLLIASHKGQADNVVQLINKGAKVAVTKYGRSPLHLAAYKGHIAVVRILLKAGCDLDIQDDFCSHWSFILVDVTGLMTSSGLEWDPLDCPLVGFPFPAHSEKRGQIDSVWSMSSATGCSTPPRTGGSRRCRLSQEEERSQRRRRRAGKEPGGSGRVKEGEQTALQRAAVVGNGDVISALIQEGCALDRQDKDGNAALHEVSWHGFSQSVKVLVKGGANAHAKNKAGNTALHLACQNGHAQSAKVLLLGGARPDSKNHAGDTCLHVAARYNHVAVIRILLGAFCSVAEKNQAGDTPLHVAAALNHKKTVRLLLEAGADSHICNNAGQTALDQAREHNNPDVALLLTKAPQVQSFVRGRSARKRREKMKAEGRAQSVPRDEALPCKDSAADDSQSSDRPACRHADVPETNSRAAKNRKRKDKPSLSEPLRRRETRHSDGVRKRKSKPPGADIPPHNYKAYQLYTLYRGKDGKVMQAPLNGCRCEPLISKLENQLEATKEEMKTEIHTVQDLMNSKMGQLDRKNKHQIRALDKMTVERVSAERTECLQRIQQRALQERLEAEKSQQASLVSELKTWCLSKLHSVDLRSPGEPDAGGKLRRSSSAAEGLNKEAAGVTVLPSGRGGSLQGPELHDGPAPLDSSRGESGSANHYFVVHVESSPDGDKAPAAEVSALAAAEIPLTAVQVVRPKERSGICADTQKKNQDLQDAGREARGGRKCRSSSLSPATERRCATTEAGLRGRDQGKRHRKHSRSRTKSRGAAGVRTLEVFGDQPSEPCFAQERENMHAQEVTQYFFEAVSAQMERWYERKVQEARWQADQKAQADRDALMERIGYLEDELRMLRTNRHDDR, from the exons ATGAGCCAGCAGGATGCGGCTGAGGTCCTCGCACTCTCCGAGCGCCTCCTCATAGCGTCGCACAAGGGACAAGCCGACAATGTGGTCCAGCTCATCAACAAGGGCGCCAAAGTGGCCGTGACCaag TATGGCAGGAGCCCCCTGCACTTGGCCGCCTACAAAGGCCACATCGCGGTCGTGCGCATCCTGCTCAAAGCCGGCTGCGACCTGGACATCCAAGACGAC ttTTGTTCCCACTGGAGCTTTATACTTGTAGACGTAACTGGTCTGATGACCTCCAGTGGCCTCGAATGGGACCCTCTGGACTGTCCACTCGTGGGGTTTCCCTTTCCCGCACATAGTGAAAAGCGAGGCCAAATTGACTCCGTGTGGTCAATGAGCTCGGCGACCGGCTGCAGTACGCCCCCCAGGACGGGAGGGAGCAGGAGGTGCAGActgagtcaggaggaggagagaagccaaaggaggaggaggagggcggggaaAGAGCCTGGAGGATCAGGGAGAGTGAAGGAG GGGGAGCAGACGGCGTTACAGCGGGCCGCCGTGGTGGGAAACGGCGACGTCATCAGCGCTCTCATTCAGGAAGGGTGTGCGTTGGACAGACAGGACAAG GACGGTAACGCGGCGCTCCACGAGGTGTCCTGGCACGGATTCAGCCAGTCCGTCAAAGTGCTGGTGAAGGGCGGCGCCAACGCTCACGCCAAAAACAAG GCAGGAAACACAGCTCTCCACCTCGCCTGTCAGAACGGCCACGCTCAGAGCGCcaaggtgctgctgctggggggcgCCAGGCCCGACAGCAAGAACCAC gcGGGGGACACGTGTCTGCATGTTGCCGCCCGCTACAACCACGTGGCGGTGATCCGCATCTTGCTGGGAGCCTTCTGCTCCGTGGCAGAGAAAAACCAG gctgggGACACGCCGCTGCACGTGGCAGCTGCTCTGAATCATAAGAAGACGGTAcgcctgctgctggaggcgggAGCGGACAGCCACATCTGCAACAAT GCGGGTCAGACGGCTCTGGACCAGGCCAGAGAACACAACAACCCAGACGTGGCTCTGCTGCTGACCAAAGCTCCCCAG GTGCAGAGTTTTGTGCGTGGCAGGAgtgcgaggaagaggagggagaagatgaaggcgGAGGGCAGAGCTCAGTCTGTGCCCAGAGACGAGGCGCTGCCCTGTAAG GACAGCGCCGCAGACGACAGCCAGAGCAGCGACCGACCCGCCTGCAGACACGCCGACGTCCCCGAGACCAACAGCAGGGCGGCAAAGAACAGGAAGCGGAAGGACAAA CCGTCTTTGTCCGAGCCGCTGCGCCGCAGAGAGACCAGGCACAGCGACGGCGTACGCAAGAGGAAAAGCAAACCGCCGGGAGCCGACATCCCTCCACATAACTACAAAGCCTACCAGCTCTACACGCTGTACCGCGGCAAGGACGGCAAGGTCATGCAG GCTCCTCTGAACGGCTGCCGCTGTGAACCTCTCATCAGTAAACTGGAGAACCAGCTGGAGGCCAccaaggaggagatgaagaccgAAATCCACACCGTCCAGGACCTGATGAACAGCAAGATGGGCCAGCTGGACCGCAAGAACAAACACCAG ATCCGAGCTCTTGACAAGATGACGGTGGAGCGAGTGTCTGCGGAGAGGACCGAGTGTCTGCAGAGGATCCAACAGCGGGCCCTGCAGGAGAGGCTGGAAGCAGAGAAGAGCCAG CAGGCGTCTCTGGTCAGCGAGCTGAAGACGTGGTGTCTGTCCAAGCTGCACAGCGTGGACCTTCGTTCCCCCGGAGAGCCCGACGCCGGCGGCAAGCTGcgccgctcctcctccgccgccgaggGCCTGAACAAGGAAGCAGCCGGCGTCACCGTGCTGCCCTCTGGCCGGGGGGGCAGCCTCCAGGGCCCGGAGCTCCACGACGGCCCGGCTCCCCTGGACTCCAGCCGGGGGGAGTCCGGCTCAGCCAACCACTACTTTGTGGTTCACGTGGAGAGCTCGCCAG ATGGTGACAAGGCTCCCGCTGCAGAGGTCAGCGCTCTCGCTGCTGCAGAGATTCCCCTGACCGCAGTCCAGGTGGTCCGGCCCAAGGAGCGTTCCGGGATCTGTGCCGACACCCAGAAGAAGAACCAGGACCTGCAGGACGCCGGGCGCGAAGCGAGGGGGGGCAGGAAGTGCAGATCCAGCAGCCTTTCTCCGGCCACAGAGCGCCGCTGCGCCACAACCGAGGCCGGGCTCAGAGGGCGGGACCAAGGGAAACGCCACAGGAAGCACAGCCGCAGCAGGACTAAGTCCAGAGGGGCCGCGGGGGTCAGGACTCTGGAGGTCTTTGGGGACCAGCCCAGCGAGCCCTGCTTTGCTCAGGAGAGGGAAAACATGCACGCACAGGAGGTGACCCAGTACTTCTTCGAGGCGGTGTCGGCGCAGATGGAGCGCTGGTACGAGAGGAAGGTGCAGGAGGCGCGCTGGCAGGCGGATCAGAAGGCTCAGGCCGACCGGGACGCTCTGATGGAGAGGATCGGATACCTGGAGGACGAGCTGCGCATGCTCAGGACTAACAGACACGACGaccgctaa